The genome window CCTGAGTACTTGGCACCCCGGGGCAGGGCTGCCCCTCAGCCCCACACTCTACCAGCCTTCAGCCCAGCCTTTGACAACCTCTATTACTGGGACCAGGACCCATCAGATCGGGGCTCTCCACCCAGCACCTTTGAAGGGACCCCTACGGTGGAGAATCCTGAGTACCTGGGCCTGGATGCGCCAGTGTGAGCCGACAAGCCAAGTCGCTGAGGCCCTGCTGAGCCCTCAGGGAGTGGGGAAGGCCTGACTTCTGGCCTGCGTTGGGACAAGATGGGGAGAGGGCCCTTGGACCACATCCAGGAGAGCCTGCTGTGCCAGGAACCTTCCTTCCTACTCCAATTTCCAGGGTGCTGAGAGGGCcccaggctggaggaagagggggcAGCCCTGGGAAGTCTTGATTAACTTTGGAGCCCTGCCCCAGCAGCCTCGAGGGTCCAGTGGATGCCATGCCTTGCTCTCCTTCCAGATGCTTGGCACTGAAGGACTTAGGGAAACTGGGCCTAGAAGGGGACGAGACCTCAAGGGAGTGTCTGGGATCAAGAGCAACCCATTCAGAGACTGCCCTGAGACCTGGCTTCGGCCCCAGGAAGAAGTGAAGGGGCAGAAGCACCCACACACAGTTCTTGTACAGAGTGTGGCTTCTTGTTTCTACttagattgttttgttttgttttgttttgttttttaagatgaaataGGACTTGGGAGACTAGATATTATGGAAAGGAGGGTCtctggagttgggggagggaTATCCCATCTTCACACCCACTTTctccatttgaaaatatattttggaaaacggCTGGGCACCAGCCTGTGTCTGGGGGTAGCTCTGTGTCCTTTATTGTTCACCTCCTGACTTATACTCAGTTCATCTTTTCCTGGAGGGAGTGGTTAAGAATCTTCAGAAAGCTCAAATGAGGAGCCTGTCTTCCAGTTTCCCGGCTTTGGGTTGGGAAGGATCTGGGAATTGGGGTTCTGATCTGTGAGCCCTTTGATAACCAGAGCATTcttgcttagaaaaaaaaaaagaactaaggcCACTCACCAGAATGGGGTAATTTCCATTTTTGGGTAGGGGGAgttgggggaggggtggagggaagaagAGGCAGTGTCTACTCTGTGACCCATTTCCCTGGCCTTGGCTATGAGATCATTGAACTTGAAGTAGGTATGCAGAAAAAGCCACTGTGGCGGTATAGAGGCTGGGTTGGCCTCTTGGCCCCCAACCTCCCCCATACACACTCCCAAACTGGACATAAAACACACTAGTTGGCACAGGTGTTTGTAGTGCCACTTTATTGTTAATAGTTAACATTGCCTAGGACTAGTGGAAAGTAACTTAGAACAGTGGTTGCGTCTGAGAGTTATGAGTAAGCTGGAGAAGGGAGTGGGCTTTAGTGGACCTGGATCCTAGGAAGGTATCTAAGGTGGCTGTGCAAATGTGCATGCCGAGAGAATCTCTCTCCCACCACTAAGACTACAGAAGTTTGTGTTTCCCTCCTGGTACCCAAAGGGGCAAAGTGGAGGCTTGGGTCTCTAAGCTCCCAGGAGCCAAGTGAAAGGAAAGAGGCAATAGGGAGTCCTCAGCAGGACCAAAGGGAAGACCAAGGCTGGATTCCAAACAATAGAAACCCAGAATCGTGTAGTCACAGGATGACACAGGGAGGCCGGCTGTTGGTGATCTTTTCTAGGGGTTCTCCGTTACTGGCTCTTCGGATGGCCTCAATGAGCTAGAGGGCAGAGATGTGGAATGGGATGATGCACTGTAGGGGTAGGGTGAACTAGGGGTCCTCCCAACATTGCAAATACTCACATCTTTCTCATAAGGAAAGCCCCCATTCTCCAGCTTGGAGAACACCAGCTGTCCATTGATCTCAATCTCAAAAGCccctgttattaaaaaaaaaaaaaaaaaaagtgcacacACAGAACAAAAGTCAGAGGAGGGCTCCATACTCCTTAGACTTCACACAGGCTGTTTCGTGTCTCCCACTTTACCCATTAGAGACTTGTAGTTCTTTAAGCCATTTCCCAGTCGTGGGTCAAGCCAGTGGAATCTGAGTGAGGGGTCACCTGTGTATCCTTCATCGAACTTGGCTTCGTAACTCAATGAAGGGCTCTCTCCCCTCCAACCCTGCACTCCTGCAGTCTCAGTGTTTGTTCCCTACAGTTTTCATCTGTGATCTACTCATCTATAGAAGGGGACTCGAGTTGGCTGGAtattttactatgtgccagacactgctggACACTATGTAAAACAGTGCCGGAGCTAGAAAGTGGTATAGCTGGGATTTAGAACCCTGACTCAGCAGGTGTTCTGTGGGCCTCACCTGTGCCCCCGAGACGTGACTCGATCTCAATGCCAGGATACTGCTCCTTCACGGCACTCGCCAGCTCCAGGTAGGTCGCCTCGAAGCCGCAAGGTTCACTAGCGAGAAGACACCCGGAGCCCGTTTGGGTTTTGGGGGGAGGGGCCTGCCGTGGACCCACCCCCTGTCCGGCCCGAACCCCTTCCCAGCCGGAGCAGCTCACCAGTACTCCACCACAATGCGGACCCCACGGCCCAGTTCGATCTCCCCGGGAGGGGGCGCTACAGACGCCGGCCCCTGCTCCCCGCTCATTGCTGTCGGCTCCGATCTGGCCGCGGCTTCCGGGTGTGGCGTGACGCCGCGGGCACATGACGGGGCGGGGCCGTGCGTACGTCCAGGCGTCCCCTGCAGGCCGCGGCTGCTGTTATCCCCACCTTGAGGGCTCCGGGTTCTGCGGACCGTTCAAGATCACCTCTGGCCCTGTTTTTCAGAACGCCGATCTTGTCCCTCACCTGGTGTCCTTATTTAATCTAATGAAATATCTTAGATTGCAAAATGCTTTCCAGTTTACAAAAGGAAGAGAGTTGTGAAGCAGGCGGTCTAAGGTCCTGGGGTTGGAGGACGGTATGGAATAATTGCCATTTCTGGCTAACATTAATGGCATTTAAAACCACTTCATACATAGTTACACACTCAAGTGCTTCTGACTCTTAAACTAAACTGTAGTCAAAGTCTGGGGCAGTGTCACCTCTCCCCTTTACTCTGGAGCCTTAGGCTTTGGGGCTCGCACTCCTCAGGCTCTATGCCCCAATCATGTGCACCCAGTTTCTgcgcctccccacctccccacagggTTGGCATCATTTTGCAACTCTAGAAATAAATGCCTTCCTTACTGCCTCTTGCCTCCCTGGATTCCCACCAAAGTATCCTAACAGGTCATCCACTCTAGCGTCCCTTTAAGCTGTCATTTTTAAACAATACAATGATTTACAGAATTGTGAAACCATCGCTACAATCCAGCTACAGAAAATTTCAATAAACCTAAAATAAGTCTCTCCTGCCTGTTTGGAGTCAATCCAGCTCCCAGCAGCTCTAGGCAACccctgatctactttctgtctataaaCTTGACTTTTCTGTACATTTCATAAATAGAATGATACAATATCATCTTTTGTTTCAGTATAAAGTTTCCTTCAGTATAAAGTTTTTTAGATTCATCCTTGCTATAGCATATACCAGTTTGTACATGTAAAAgtagtttttaactttttattgctaagtagtatcccattatatagatataccaccttttgtttatctgttcaatgctagttgatggacattcagtttccagtttttgcctgttctgaataatgctgcaatggatgttcatgtaagtgtctttgtatgtgtgttttcatttctcttgcatagattcctaggagtagaattgctggattgtgtAGTAAGTTTATAGTTAACTTTTcaagaaactgtcaaacttttaaaaagtggctgtaccattttccattcccaccagcaatacatGAGGATTTGTTTCCCCATATCCTTCTCAACACTTGTCTCTCTTTAACTATAGCCATCCTGTGAGTGTGAGGTGGTAtatcattctggttttaatttcatttttctaatgactaatgatgttgagcaccgtttcatgtgcttattagccattcatgtatcttatttggaaaacatatattcaaattttctgcccatttttaattgggttgttgcAACCGAATTGATTCACAAGACtcctatatattctggatacaaagtCCATAATCAGGTATATGATCCCAGTTTGAcaacttttttttcagttttttaaattatattttggcaAGAGCAAAAATTTTGATCTTAGTTAAGTCTAATTTAccgattttttcttttgtagtttgtGCTTTTGCTGTTATATCTGAgatctttgcctaacccaaggtcacaaagattttctcctatggtTTCTTCTAGAAGTCTTATAATTTAGctattacatttaggtctgtgatcttttttgagttaatttttgtacatgtGTCAACAAGGATCAAAATTCATCTTTGGCATGTAGATATTCAATCATCCCAGAactgtttattgaaaagactatccatttgttcattgaattgtcttggcaactttgttaaaaatcaattgaccagaACTGTAAGGATTTATATTTGGACTCTTgaatctgttccattgatctatacatctattctgttgttttattttaaaaattcaggtacGATTTATACACAGTAAAATTCACCTTCTTCAGTGTAGCTTTTCTGTGAGTCCTGACACACACAGTTGTACATCCATCACCATGACAAAGATACACAGCAACTCCATTACCTCCTCACAAGTCCCCGTGTCCCCCACTGTCAACCCCTTTCCCACCTCCTTAACCCCAGATTTGCTTTCTGTCCTATGCTTCTGTTCCCTTCAGAAATCCATTTAAATGGAATCCTATAGCACTCAGCTATCTGAGTCTGGCTTCCCTCTCTCAAACCCACCCTTCAACATCCAGACTGATCTCTCCAAAATATAAACTGTCTGttcctctgtgcctcaacttAAATCTAGAGAGACCCTGCTGGGTCTGGCCTTTGCTCATAGTTCCTGCTAGTCTGGACAGACAGGATAGATGGCTTTTAAATCTACTTTGCCAAACAACTACCTGAGGGCTTGTCAATACCACACATTCCTGGGTCTTGGCTCCAGAGACTGAGATGCAGTAAGAGGGGAGGAGCCCATGGATCTGTTCTTAAACAAGCCTAGGGAGATTTGGAGGCAGTCacaggccacactttgagaaaaacAGGTGAGTCCAAAGCacttccctttccccacatcTTCCACACCTGCTCAGGCTTACCTGTGtggcttcctctccttccttccccacctctgctCTGCCTCTGCAGGCTGCACCTCCTCTGGTCAAGGGCTTTGGCACTTGCTCCCTCATCATGAGAAGTGCCTCTCATTCCATCCACCAATCCCAACATCCTCCCTGCCCCAGACAACTTCCCTTCTGCTCAATTGTCACTTCCATGGAGAAGTCTTCCCTAACTCCCTGGATGAGTCATTCTCCCAACATTGTCACCTGCCATTTCTTATTTGTATGATTCTTTAAAGTCAGTCTCCCTGATGGGGTTGCTTGAGGATAAGGGCGGGTCCGTTTTTGTTGCTCATCACTGTATCCCTAGTACCAAGCACAGggttggcatatagtaggtacttaGCAAATTAGTTGACGACATGAAGGAACGATTGAGTGAATTGTGTACTGTGCTTTGCACAAGCTGCTCCTTGGCCCAGGTGACCTTGCCCCTCCCCCCATTTCTTTGCTTAATCTACCCATACTGGTTTTTGGAGGAAAACCCAGTTTGGAGAGTGGAGGATGGAGCCACTCCTTAAggtcctccctcctccacctctgagggc of Manis javanica isolate MJ-LG chromosome 4, MJ_LKY, whole genome shotgun sequence contains these proteins:
- the MIEN1 gene encoding migration and invasion enhancer 1 gives rise to the protein MSGEQGPASVAPPPGEIELGRGVRIVVEYCEPCGFEATYLELASAVKEQYPGIEIESRLGGTGAFEIEINGQLVFSKLENGGFPYEKDLIEAIRRASNGEPLEKITNSRPPCVIL